The Acidiferrobacter thiooxydans sequence CCGCCGACGCGCCAGGTGGTCCGTCCCGCGAGACGCTCGCCGTAACGCACAGCGGTGTCGACCTTAGGAGTCAAGGCGCTCACTGTTCCCTCCGAAACGCATCCGGCAGGGTCAAGGCCGCCTGACCGATATTGCCGGCGCCGAGTGTCAATACGAGGTCATTGGCCGCCACTACCGGGGCCAGGATCCGCGGCAGGTCGGCCAGGCTTTCGACAAATACCGGATGGCGCCCGCGGGCCCGCAGCGAGCGGCACAAGGCACGGCCATCGGCGCCACTGATAGGGGCCTCGCCGGCCCCGTAGACCTCGGTCACGAACAGGTTGTCGATATCCGCCAGGGCGGACGCGAAATCCTCGAGCAGGTCGTGCGTACGCGTGTAACGATGCGGCTGGAAAACCACCACGAGCCGGCGATCGGGCCACCCACCACGCGCGGCGGCGAGCGTTGCCCGGATCTCGCGCGGGTGGTGGGCATAGTCATCGACGAAAAGGACATCGCCGCCCGCGAGCTCCGAAAGGGCATTGATCTGAAAGCGCCGGCCTATACCCGAGAAGGTCCTAAGGCCCCTGGCAATGTCTTCACGCTTGGCGCCCAGTTCATGGCCGGCGGCGATGGCAGCGAGCGCGTTCAGGACATTGTGGCGTCCCGGATGGCGCAGCGATGCGGTAAGCCAGGCCTCCTCGCCCTGGTAAGCGACCGTGAAATGCATATTCTGTCCTTCCTGGACGATGGCATGGGCGCGCATCTCGGCGTCATCGCTCACTCCGTAGGTGAGCACGGGCTTATGGATATCGGGCAACAGTTCACGAATCACAGGATCATCGACGCATACGATGGCGAGCCCATAGAAGGGCAAATTATGCAGGAACGCCAGAAATGCCTGCTTCAGCCGCTGAAAGTCTCCGCCGTATGTGGCCATGTGGTCGGAATCGATATTCGTGACGATCGCGATCAAGGGCTGGAGATGCAGGAATGAGGCATCGCTCTCGTCGGCCTCCGCCACGAGATAGCGGCCGCGCCCGAGCCGCGCATGACTACCTATACTGTTCAAGCGGCCGCCGATGACAAATGTAGGATCGAGCCCGGCCTGCCCGAGGACGCTTGCCACAAGGCTCGTGGTCGTGGTCTTACCGTGGGTCCCGG is a genomic window containing:
- the murC gene encoding UDP-N-acetylmuramate--L-alanine ligase, with the translated sequence MHNVHRIHFVGIGGAGMCGIAEVLHNLKFEVSGSDAAESATTRRLAGLGIKVHIGHDQGLVCAQDVVVVSSAISPENPEVLAARAAKIPVIPRAEMLGELMRLQQGVAVAGTHGKTTTTSLVASVLGQAGLDPTFVIGGRLNSIGSHARLGRGRYLVAEADESDASFLHLQPLIAIVTNIDSDHMATYGGDFQRLKQAFLAFLHNLPFYGLAIVCVDDPVIRELLPDIHKPVLTYGVSDDAEMRAHAIVQEGQNMHFTVAYQGEEAWLTASLRHPGRHNVLNALAAIAAGHELGAKREDIARGLRTFSGIGRRFQINALSELAGGDVLFVDDYAHHPREIRATLAAARGGWPDRRLVVVFQPHRYTRTHDLLEDFASALADIDNLFVTEVYGAGEAPISGADGRALCRSLRARGRHPVFVESLADLPRILAPVVAANDLVLTLGAGNIGQAALTLPDAFRREQ